The sequence GTGTCGAAGCCGACCACAGCGAAACGGCGGAGGAACACGATGGGGACTACGTCCGGCGGGAGCGTCACCACGCCACGGCGACCCGGTCGTTGCGTCTCCCCGCAGAGGTCGACCCCGACGCTGCCAGCGCGACACTCACAAACGGCGTCCTGACGGTCACGCTCCCGAAAAGCGAGGCAGAGGAGACACGCCGCATCGACATCGACTGACGGTATTCCGCACACACGACCCTCACGTCTGTTCGGGTCGGGAAGTGCGCCGGCCGGGAATTGGACCCGATGGCAAATCCTCGCTACCGCTCGGATTTGCGTGGTTCAATTCCCTCTGGCGACTTCGCTCGTCACGTCCATTCCTCGCAGAAGTGCGCCGGCCGGGAATTGAACCCGGGCTATGAGCTTGGGAAGCTCATGTCCTACCACTAGACCACCGGCGCTCACTCGCTTCGCTCCTCGCGCGCCGAGGCTCGCAAATCCGACGGATCCGCTTACCACCGGCGCTCACCTTTTGTTTCCCGGGTGTCCCACTTGAGTGTAGCGCTTCGGGAAATTCGACGCGCGTCCACCCTCGCCGCGCCGTCAGGACCTATTAGTCCGTCCAGCCCCTCACAGTGGGTATGTCCAGCACGACGACGGAGCGGTCTTTGGACCTCTCGCTCTCCGAGTCCGAACTGGAGCGTCACCGCGAGCACATCACCGACTTCATCGCCGCGCAGGCCGACGCCGCCGGCGTCGACACCGGGATCATCGCCCTCTCGGGCGGGATCGACAGCACGCTCACCGCCTACCTCGCCGTCGAGGCGCTGGGGGCGGATTCGGTGTACGGGCTTGTCCTTCCCAGCGAGGTCAACCGCGAGGGCAACATGAGCGACGCGGAGCGGGTCGCGAGCGAACTGCTTGATGTCGAGTACGACGTGGTCGGGATCAACCCGATCGTCGACGCCGTTCTGGAGGCCCACCCTGGCGCTGAGCCCGGCGGCGAGCCGGCCGACGAGACCGAGAAGGTGGCCGTCGGGAACCTCCGGGCGCGGGTCCGGACCGTCCTGAACTACTTCGCGGCCAACCGCCGGGGCGGGCTCGTTCTCGGGACCGGCAACAAGTCGGAGGCGCTGGTGGGCTACTTCACGAAGTACGGCGACGGCGCCGTGGACTGTCTGCCCATCGCGAACCTCTACA comes from Salinirussus salinus and encodes:
- a CDS encoding NAD+ synthase, whose protein sequence is MSSTTTERSLDLSLSESELERHREHITDFIAAQADAAGVDTGIIALSGGIDSTLTAYLAVEALGADSVYGLVLPSEVNREGNMSDAERVASELLDVEYDVVGINPIVDAVLEAHPGAEPGGEPADETEKVAVGNLRARVRTVLNYFAANRRGGLVLGTGNKSEALVGYFTKYGDGAVDCLPIANLYKQQVRQLARHVGVPEDLAGKTASAELWTDQTDEEELGLDYDTLDAVLALHVDGPLSVSATARHLRVEESVVERVRGMYERSAHKRAFPPGPDPLY